The following are from one region of the Oryzias melastigma strain HK-1 linkage group LG22, ASM292280v2, whole genome shotgun sequence genome:
- the soul3 gene encoding heme-binding protein soul3, translating into MDRGGCQMSGGGGGGGEGSGIDRNGVITLEDLESFTEDQLSDSGNGSLEDGEAMEEEDGSDRLLHYWQEVARGHQVEVSQDMAEPIQQLSSNNHGRSNREQVPFTLLSRKEKCGELLYEKRQYEKGHWACITMHEDTYEQSICYGFMRIMRYICQQNSIGNYLGMTLPIVTVVRTNENQSVISNDVTVAYYLPAEHQAQPPQPYDSDIVIEVWPASTVYTRPFTGPTNEVTIVNQISAMAELLDSPDLCENNSFIVAGYTNPAHSNRQNEIWFLERR; encoded by the exons ATGGACCGGGGCGGCTGTCAGATGAGCggaggaggaggcggcggcggcgaaGGCAGCGGGATCGACCGGAATGGGGTGATCACGCTGGAAGACCTGGAGTCCTTCACGGAAGACCAGCTATCAGACTCGGGCAATGGCAGCCTCGAAGATGGGGAAGCCATGGAGGAAGAAGACGGCTCGGACCGACTGCTCCACTACTGGCAGGAGGTGGCGAGGGGACACCAAGTGGAAGTTTCCCAag ACATGGCAGAGCCCATCCAGCAGCTAAGCAGCAACAACCACGGACGCAGCAACAGAGAACAAGTCCCTTTTACGCTTCTCTCACGCAAAGAAAAG TGTGGAGAGCTGCTATACGAGAAGCGACAGTATGAAAAGGGCCACTGGGCTTGCATAACAATGCATGAGGACACTTATGAACAGAGCATCTGCTACGGTTTCATGAGGATAATGCGATACATCTGCCAGCAGAACTCTATAG gCAACTACCTTGGCATGACGCTGCCCATCGTGACGGTGGTTCGTACAAACGAGAACCAGTCCGTGATCTCCAACGACGTCACGGTGGCGTATTACCTTCCTGCTGAACATCAGGCCCAGCCCCCACAGCCCTACGACAGCGACATAGTCATAGAAGTCTGGCCTGCGTCTACTGTATACACAAG GCCCTTCACCGGTCCCACCAATGAAGTGACCATCGTGAATCAGATCAGCGCCATGGCCGAGCTGCTGGACTCCCCCGATCTGTGCGAAAACAACTCCTTCATTGTGGCTGGCTACACCAACCCCGCTCACAGCAACCGTCAGAACGAGATCTGGTTCCTGGAGCGGCGCTGA
- the fancm gene encoding Fanconi anemia group M protein: MLLFSESFVPQLMKMSGGTNQRTLFQTWGGSVSQNKTTQPPQNGKKASEVQRPSSSKGAKLARPPRASLWTEFGQNSGRTEETLQENEDDDDDLMVVAVYEAEKSLQLDSCVAVDEATLSPPSSARQTYPDFPDFDSSSAKVWIYPTNYPIRNYQLKISEAALFQNTLVCLPTGLGKTFIAAVVMYNFYRWYPSGKIVFMAPTKPLVAQQIEACYKVMGIPQTHMAELTGSTAAKQRQEVWKSKRVFFLTPQVMVNDLSRDTCPAKQVKCVVIDEAHKALGNHAYCQVIRQLCSQTLQFRVLALSATPGGDTKSVQSVISNLLISHIELRSEESLDIQAHSHQRSVDKVIVPLGETLSAYQARYLEVLDKFMSRLIQNRVMSHKDLRSLGKYQIILARDQFRKNPPTHIKVPQQGMLEGDFALCISLYHGYELLMQMGLRSLFFYVQGIMDGSREMSRTKNELQRTPTFMDLYHEMEAMFVKPSAGPDEPFVYSHPKLKKLEEVVLQHFRVWAESASDNHDPQGVSTRVMIFSSFRESVQEIAAMLNRHSPLIRVMTFMGQASAGKGVKGFTQKEQLEVVQRFRQGGFNTLVSTCVGEEGLDIGEVDLIVCFDAQKNPIRLVQRMGRTGRKRQGRIVVILAEGREERTYNQSQSNKRSVYKSITGNKNGFHMYPNSPRMLPEGVNPSLHKMYITCGQFDHRENSRRSGRGRRSYAEGRQSLIHPQSLIQHSRAASDGFLSSAEYSEWESTMKLGEQEARPILKESHFLSIPSNDPPPQESTAKPPCRELSLWEWRHWQHKALPSHLVDHSLRCQHFVKVMGLIDRMKDENEGECLYEQELLPYREDTEKRGKAAKIPTKSTNKKPKSPGVTWSELLDIGDEMEEMSVDAPPTDAGEKPALDPSDDFQRPPSRDSGDDCMIINVETLRDPVEDSPKLVANDDDEEEVELQGMFYLPLWESSRRTDKPGKDETLKVILANVAELLRRSPPPLVDISDAELIPPPPQPLHQPFFVSFSLDVDDDDDDEMICATQKKALALKESEENPAGVSAGSPTWDEVFEDEVVGVDNEEQERLRARGNEEVERRSKEVADGASQTDESMELFEDDEAFLQMTIPDIPTPLKDSTNKTAATVEYDLHMQNTTNSCRTSPLPESTNDAASTEQRTDNNKSFSMQETPKPLKTSNHLFSVNFDLGFSLESSEDEADAPASPPPKKQASLPGVSDSSTPHSGLSRLCSESRSSKPQITSGREALLSPITPTGPQQTLQSGSLKRRRLNVIDSPPKPECDSDSEDDVVLHKRKIQNKVNPLSSPDASKISSDVDSPLVERRRRISALNTSDVTKDDAAADDDDDFQSESRLTRRPAAPAACRRRVKPAKHKTRVFMKGRQFLDEEAELSEDEEGISSDEEDGEDLNQSLDGFVVDNSHYSQELNDSEMQGVYMKSVRSPAVQGKFKMSYRNQHNMDIFSQLPEMDETYAEDSFVVGSDVEEPDSDEEEDEGVELLPEASYVGGRRQYATRRRVFLHKAKAAAAGVESPPRTTTARSKRSRVIRVQDSSDEEERGETGLTTGGSEVRLLANIPQKEPSVQKDGSSASSTIASKVSLLRNAQRRSPSEEQLNQRHQQRIENQHLLSDELDFVSKVPFSSTKPSEPHAAASSEPQASSSTDSSASPGSVSILVDSRCISGAVELLTSLRQRHAATVLVCSLDASYFIVSNRMAVEKLSQSDLAAMQNRKRLADRVNSLQRLFERVCLIVEKDRTKAGEASRPFQRTRYYDSMLAALVRSGIRLLWSDGAEETAALLVELSRVEHRKGHRIAVPLEVKGQRREQALQLYSGLPSVNYAQALNLSHNFRTIAQLVNSSVEAIQKGGCMSRTRAEEIYRFLRYSCDSFLIKTSKAGKNS, translated from the exons AtgctgcttttttctgaaagttttgtGCCACAGCTGATGAAAATGAGTGGTGGGACAAACCAGAGAACTTTGTTCCAGACCTGGGGGGGCTCTGTGTCTCAAAACAAAACGACTCAACCCCCTCAAAATGGCAAAAAGGCTTCGGAAGTGCAAAGACCATCTTCAAGTAAAGGAGCTAAGTTAGCTCGTCCTCCACGAGCATCTTTATGGACTGAATTTGGTCAGAATTCCGGTAGGACAGAGGAAACCTTACAGGAAAACGAAGATGACGACGATGACTTGATGGTCGTCGCTGTATATGAAGCTGAAAAGAGTTTGCAACTTGACAGCTGCGTCGCAGTGGATGAGGCCACACTTTCTCCCCCCTCATCAGCCAGACAAACTTACCCAGACTTCCCTGACTTTGACAGCTCCTCCGCCAAAGTATGGATCTATCCCACCAACTATCCCATCAGGAATTACCAGCTGAAGATCTCAGAGGCCGCCCTTTTCCAGAACACTCTGGTGTGCCTTCCCACTGGTCTGGGAAAAACCTTTATAGCCGCTGTGGTTATGTACAACTTCTACCGCTGGTATCCATCAGGGAAGATTGTGTTCATGGCTCCAACGAAACCTTTGGTGGCCCAGCAGATTGAAGCCTGCTACAAAGTCATGGGGATCCCTCAGACTCACATGGCTGAGCTGACAG GAAGCACAGCTGCAAAGCAGAGACAGGAGGTGTGGAAGTCCAAGCGAGTCTTCTTCCTCACCCCGCAGGTCATGGTGAACGATCTATCCAGAGACACCTGCCCAGCCAAGCAGGTCAAGTGTGTGGTGATCGATGAGGCTCACAAGGCTTTGGGAAATCACGCCTACTGTCAA GTTATTAGACAGCTGTGCAGTCAGACTCTACAATTCCGAGTTTTGGCTCTCAGTGCCACTCCAGGAGGAGATACTAAG TCGGTCCAGTCTGTGATCTCCAACTTGCTCATCTCTCACATTGAGCTGCGATCAGAAGAAAGTTTGGACATCCAGGCTCATTCACATCAGCGCAGTGTGGACAAAGTGATAGTTCCTCTTGGGGAGACGCTTTCTGCTTACCAGGCTCGATATCTCGAG GTGTTGGACAAGTTCATGTCTCGTCTGATTCAGAACCGGGTGATGTCTCACAAGGACCTGCGGAGCCTCGGCAAATACCAGATCATTCTGGCCAGAGACCAGTTCCGCAAGAACCCGCCTACACACATCAAG GTTCCTCAGCAGGGGATGCTGGAGGGGGACTTTGCCCTCTGCATCAGTCTGTATCATGGTTATGAGCTGCTGATGCAGATGGGCCTCAGATCACTCTTCTTCTACGTACAGGGAATCATGGACGGATCCAGAG AGATGTCCAGGACCAAGAACGAGCTCCAGCGGACCCCAACATTCATGGATCTTTACCATGAGATGGAGGCAATGTTTGTGAAGCCATCTGCAG GTCCAGATGAACCATTTGTTTACAGTCACCCCAAGCTGAAGAAGCTGGAGGAGGTGGTGCTGCAGCACTTTAGAGTGTGGGCTGAAAGCGCTTCAGACAATCATG ACCCTCAGGGAGTCAGCACACGCGTGATGATTTTTTCCTCGTTTCGGGAGAGCGTGCAAGAGATCGCCGCCATGCTAAACCGCCACTCGCCGCTGATCAGGGTCATGACATTTATGGGCCAGGCTTCTGCCGGAAAAGGGGTCAAAGGATTTACCCAGAAGGAGCAGCTGGAg GTGGTGCAACGTTTTCGTCAGGGAGGCTTCAACACGCTGGTGTCCACCTGTGTGGGAGAAGAGGGGCTCGACATCGGCGAGGTGGACCTCATCGTTTGCTTCGACGCACAGAAGAACCCCATCCGCCTGGTGCAGCGGATGGGACGCACCGGACGAAAGCGGCAGGGACGCATCGTCGTCATTTTAGCCGAAGGACGGGAGGAGAGA ACCTACAATCAGAGCCAGAGCAACAAGCGCAGTGTGTACAAGTCCATCACTGGGAACAAAAACGGCTTCCACATGTACCCCAACAGTCCCCGCATGCTGCCTGAGGGCGTGAACCCCAGCCTCCACAAGATGTACATCACCTGTGGCCAGTTTGACCATAGAGAGAACAGCAGGAGGTCAGGAAGAGGTCGAAGGTCCTACGCTGAAGGACGACAGTCACTCATCCACCCTCAGAGTCTGA TTCAACACAGCAGGGCGGCCTCTGATGGCTTTCTGAGCAGCGCAGAGTATTCCGAGTGGGAAAGCACCATGAAGCTGGGAGAACAGGAAGCTCGGCCCATCCTGAAGGAATCCCACTTTTTGTCAATACCCTCCAATGACCCTCCACCTcag GAAAGCACTGCTAAACCTCCGTGTAGAGAGCTGTCTCTATGGGAGTGGAGACACTGGCAGCACAAAGCGCTTCCTTCCCATCTGGTCGACCACTCCCTTCGCTGCCAGCACTTCGTCAAGGTGATGGGGCTCATCGATCGCATGAAAGATGAAAACGAG GGCGAATGTCTATACGAGCAGGAGCTTCTTCCTTACAGAGAAGACACAGAGAAAAGGGGAAAGGCTGCAAAGATCCCCACAAAGAGCACCAACAAGAAACCTAAATCGCCTGGTGTGACTTGGTCTGAGCTGCTTGATATCGGGGATGAGATGGAGGAGATGAGTGTTGATGCGCCACCCACAGATGCTGGGGAAAAACCAGCGCTTGACCCTTCTGATGACTTTCAACGTCCTCCATCGAGAGATTCCGGAGATGACTGTATGATCATAAATGTAGAAACCCTCAGAGATCCTGTTGAGGATTCTCCTAAACTGGTGGCCAacgatgatgatgaggaggaggtggagcttCAGGGGATGTTTTATCTTCCTCTGTGGGAATCTTCTCGGCGGACCGACAAACCAGGGAAAGATGAGACTCTAAAGGTCATCCTGGCTAACGTGGCCGAACTCCTCCGTCGATCTCCTCCTCCACTGGTGGACATTTCCGATGCAGAGTTAATCCCACCTCCTCCTCAGCCTCTTCATCAGCCCTTCTTCGTCAGCTTTAGCTTGGACGTAgacgacgacgacgacgatGAGATGATCTGTGCGACCCAGAAGAAGGCTTTGGCACTTAAGGAGAGCGAGGAAAACCCGGCGGGCGTTTCAGCTGGCAGCCCCACTTGGGACGAAGTTTTTGAGGATGAAGTCGTTGGTGTTGACAACGAGGAGCAGGAGCGGCTAAGAGCAAGAGGAAACGAGGAGGTGGAAAGGAGGAGCAAGGAGGTTGCTGATGGAGCCTCCCAGACGGACGAGAGCATGGAGCTGTTCGAGGACGACGAAGCTTTCCTGCAAATGACGATTCCAGATATCCCCACGCCTCTCAAGGACTCCACAAACAAGACGGCAGCAACGGTTGAATACGATCTACACATGCAGAACACGACAAACTCCTGCAGGACTTCTCCTTTACCTGAAAGCACAAATGACGCAGCTTCCACGGAGCAAAGGACTGACAATAATAAAAGCTTCTCAATGCAAGAAACCCCTAAACCTCTGAAGACCTCAAACCATCTCTTCTCTGTCAACTTTGACCTTGGTTTTTCACTGGAAAGCTCAGAAGATGAAGCGGATGCCCCAGCATCTCCACCACCCAAAAAGCAGGCGTCTCTGCCTGGTGTGTCCGACTCCTCTACTCCTCACAGCGGTTTATCCCGACTGTGCAGTGAGTCCAGATCATCCAAGCCACAGATAACATCAGGCAGAGAAGCTCTCCTGTCTCCTATCACGCCAACAGGGCCGCAGCAGACTCTCCAGTCTGGTAGCCTGAAACGCAGACGACTGAATGTGATCGATTCTCCTCCCAAACCAG AGTGCGACAGTGACAGTGAGGATGACGTCGTGcttcacaaaagaaaaatccagaacAAGGTCAACCCGTTGTCGTCTCCAGATGCG TCCAAGATCAGCAGTGATGTCGACTCTCCGCTGGTAGAGAGAAGAAGACGGATCTCTGCTCTCAACACA TCTGATGTGACAAAAGATGACGCTGCTGCTGATGATGACGACGACTTCCAGAGTGAATCCAGGCTGACCCGCAGACCTGCAGCGCCTGCCGCCTGCAGACGACGAGTCAAACCGGCTAAACATAAG ACACGCGTGTTTATGAAAGGTCGTCAGTTCCTGGATGAAGAGGCCGAGCTGTCTGAGGATGAGGAAGGCATCTCGTCTGATGAAGAGGACGGAGAAGACCTGAATCAGTCTCTCGACGGCTTTGTGGTCGACAACTCACACTACTCCCAGGAGCTAAATG ACTCAGAGATGCAGGGGGTTTATATGAAATCTGTGAGAAGCCCCGCCGTCCAAGGCAAGTTCAAGATGTCCTACAGGAACCAACACAACATGGATATTTTTTCACAA cttCCTGAGATGGATGAGACGTATGCAGAGGACAGTTTTGTAGTTGGTAGTGATGTAGAGGAGCCGGACAGCGATGAAGAAGAGGACGAAGGTGTTGAACTGCTGCCCGAGGCTTCATATGTGGGCGGAAGAAGGCAGTATGCCACCAGGCGCCGAGTTTTCCTGCACAAAgccaaagcagcagcagcaggggtGGAGTCTCCACCGAGGACGACGACGGCGAGAAGCAAACGCAGCCGCGTCATCCGGGTTCAAGATTCCAGCGATGAGGAAGAGCGTGGAGAAACGGGCCTCACTACAGGAGGAAGTGAGGTCCGCTTGCTGGCAAATATACCTCAGAAGGAACCCAGTGTGCAGAAAGACGGATCTTCTGCTTCCTCAACTATAGCATCAAAAGTCTCGTTACTGAGGAACGCACAAAGGAGATCTCCGAGTGAGGAGCAACTAAATCAGag gCACCAGCAGAGGATTGAAAACCAACATCTTCTCTCTGACGAGCTGGACTTTGTTTCAAAAGTGCCGTTTTCGTCAACAAAACCATCAGAA CCGCACGCTGCCGCCTCCTCTGAGCCTCAGGCGTCATCCAGCACCGACTCCTCAGCCTCCCCCGGGTCTGTCAGCATCCTGGTGGACAGTCGCTGCATCAGCGGAGCTGTAGAGCTGCTGACCAGCCTGCGACAAAGACACGCCGCCACCGTCCTCGTCTGCTCACTGGACGCCAGCTACTTCATCGTCAGCAACCGCATGGCGGTGGAGAAACTCAGCCAATCCGACCTGGCCGCAATGCAGAACAGAAAGCGTTTGGCTGACCGAGTCAACAGTTTGCAGAGACTGTTCGAGCGGGTGTGTCTTATCGTGGAGAAGGACCGAACCAAAGCAG GTGAGGCCTCACGACCTTTCCAGCGCACACGTTACTACGACAGCATGTTGGCGGCGCTGGTCCGAAGCGGAATTCGCTTGCTGTGGAGTGACGGTGCAGAGGAGACGGCCGCTTTGCTAGTGGAGCTGAGCCGGGTCGAACACAGGAAAGGTCACCGCATTGCTGTACCTCTGGAGGTCAAAGGGCAGCGCAGGGAGCAGGCCCTGCAGCTGTACTCAGGCCTGCCTTCAGTCAACTACGCACAAGCGCTTAACCTCAGCCACAACTTCAGGACCATCGCGCAGCTCGTGAACAG TTCAGTGGAGGCCATCCAGAAAGGAGGCTGCATGAGTCGAACTAGAGCAGAGGAGATTTACCGCTTCCTCCGTTACTCCTGTGACTCCTTCCTCATCAAAACATCCAAAGCAGGAAAGAACAGCTGA
- the LOC112150848 gene encoding mitochondrial basic amino acids transporter isoform X2: protein MALDFAAGCVGGAAGVLVGHPFDTVKVRLQVQNVDKPLYRGTFHCFQSIVRQESMLGLYKGIGSPMMGLTFINAIVFGVQGNAMRRLGSDTPLNQFLAGASAGAIQCVICCPMELAKTRMQMQGTGEKKSKRKVYKNSLDCLVRIYRKEGFRGINRGMVTTLVRETPGFGVYFLAYDVLTRSLGCEPEDPYMIPKLLFAGGMSGIASWLSTYPVDVIKSRLQADGVGGVNKYNSIMDCVRQSLQKEGWRVFTRGLTSTLLRAFPVNATTFATVTLFLMYMRDGEECRIQDSEPQSVQLQPLQQQTQPTSM, encoded by the exons GTGCGCCTTCAGGTTCAAAATGTGGACAAACCTTTGTACCGCGGGACATTTCACTGCTTCCAATCGATCGTACGGCAGGAGTCG ATGCTTGGTCTGTATAAAGGCATCGGCTCTCCGATGATGGGACTGACCTTCATTAATGCCATAGTTTTTGGGGTTCAAGGCAACGCCATGCGGCGGCTTGGCAGCGACACGCCTCTCAACCAGTTCCTGGCTGGCGCTTCTGCCGGCGCCATTCAGTGCGTCATCTGCTGCCCCATGGAGCTGGCCAAGACGCGCATGCAGATGCAAGGGACCGGAGAGAAGAAGTCCAAGAGGAAGGTGTACAAGAACTCGCTGGACTGTTTGGTCCGAATCTACAGGAAGGAGGGCTTCCGCGGGATCAACCGCGGCATGGTGACGACGTTGGTGCGCGAGACGCCCGGCTTCGGCGTGTACTTCCTGGCCTACGACGTGCTGACGCGCTCGCTGGGCTGCGAGCCAGAAGACCCTTACATGATCCCCAAGCTGCTGTTCGCCGGCGGGATGTCCGGCATCGCCTCCTGGCTCTCCACTTACCCGGTGGATGTGATCAAGTCACGCCTGCAGGCGGACGGCGTAGGCGGCGTGAACAAGTATAACAGCATTATGGACTGTGTCAGACAAAGTCTGCAAAAGGAGGGGTGGAGAGTCTTCACCCGCGGACTCACGTCCACTCTGCTCCGCGCGTTTCCCGTGAACGCCACGACCTTTGCCACCGTGACTTTGTTTTTGATGTACATGAGGGATGGCGAGGAATGCAGGATTCAGGACTCTGAGCCCCAGTCTGTGCAGCTGCAGCCTCTCCAGCAACAGACGCAGCCAACCAGCATGTAA